The region CATGACGTTCATCGCGAATTTTCTTGGCTCGAGCAGGAAATGTTGGTCTGTTTTCCAGAATATAAGCTTCGCATGGCATTGTTTTATAGCTTTTACCGTTAATGCTTATTTCTACGCCAAATTGTAGTTTTTCAATAGCTTCCGGCGTAATTTGCCCATCAACCTGAACGTAGTATTCTTTTTCAATTTTATTCCCGTTTATTTTAGCGCTAAGCTTACCATTGGTGGTAAGAAAAAGCAAACCTTCAGAATCCTGGTCCAACCGGCCAATAGACATTGTGTCTACGGGAAAGTCGCCTAAATCTCCCAATAGTTTCTTTTTCTTCCGGGGGCGTTCATTGGTGATAAACTGACTTAAATAACCGTAAGGTTTATAGATTTTGAAATGACGGTGCACGGGAATAATTTTAACGTAAAACCAGTTTTTTAATCAGGTCTTTTCCCAATTCCCTGTTTAGCATGGTGATAATCTTTTCCTTACCGTAACTAAGCTCTTCTCTTAAAACCGAAGAACTTAACTGAACAAAGAGTGTTTCATTTTGAAGTTTAATGGCTGTAGTGTATTTTTCTATTGCAGGGCCCATTTCCCGATACCAAACATCCTTGACGCTAACTTTATCCAGACCGCTCTGAAGTTTGTTATGGTCTACAAATTCTTGTAAAACTTCGCTTAAACTTTGATTTTCACTATTTCTCTTCTTCATTTTCATCTAATAAGGAGGTGAATTTTGTATAATGATATATTTTACCATCCTGGTTTAACACGCTAAATTTATCTTCTTCAGCAGAAATTACGGTTTCTTTCCACTCATCAAAAGGTGTTGTATAATAAAGACGCAGACTATCATTTTCTATTCGTGCTGAAATTTCCTCTACATCTTCGGTGATTTTGTAACTGCCATCAAATTGTGGCTTTACTTTTTTACGAAAACCTTCTTCGCCATCAAATTCCATATAATCTACGGTGGCGTTTACCTTGTAATTAATTACTGAATCTTCTGTAATTTGCACACGGTCAATTTCCCAATAACCCGTAAGGTGTTCTAATTGTTCTTCAGGATTATTTTGCTGGCATCCTAAAAGTACGATTCCAAAGAGGAAAAAAAGAATTTTTTTATTCACAATTTAAAGATTTTGTAAGATTGATTACTGCTTTTTACCACAGCTTCTGTGCGCTCTGCATGCGTATCGCTGATAAATATTTGTCCCAGCTGATTTGTAGCTACCAAAGCTACAATATGTGCCACACGTTGTTCGTCTAATTTGTCAAAAATATCATCGAGCAGTAAAATTGGGTTTACTTTACTTATAGCTTTTATAAAATCAAATTGCGCCAATTTTAACGCAACCAAAAAAGATTTTTGTTGTCCCTGGGAACCAAATTTTTTAATGGGATGGCCTTCAATTTCAAAACTTAAATCATCTTTATGCGTGCCTACACTTGTATATTGCAAAGCCATATCCTTTTGAAGGTTTGCTTCCAGTAAGTTTTCTAAGTTGCTATCAAACAGCTGACTTTTGTAACTAATATCTACCTGCTCTTCGTTTTTGGTGATATCGGCATAACGTTTATTAAAAATAGGGATGAATTCTTCTAAAAAGGCTTTTCGCTTTTCGAAAATATATTGGCCAAGGTCACTAAGCTGAAGATTATAAACTTCTAAAGTATCACGATCAAAACTATGATTAGCTGCGAAATATTTCAGCAACGAATTACGCTGCGCATTTATTTTTCCGTATTGAATAAGCTTATTGAGATAAACATTATCGCTTTGTGAGATCACCCCGTCTATAAATTTACGCCGGGTTTCACTCCCTTCAATTATAAGGTCGCGATCGGCAGGAGAAATTATTACGGTGGGAATAAACCCAATATGTTCACTGAATTTCTCGTACGGTTTATTGTTCCTCTTTATAACCTTTTTTTGTCCGCGTTTCGCACTGACTAAGATATGCTCGTCTTTTTCTGATTTTTCAAAATGCCCTTCAACCACAAAAAATTCGGCTTCGTGATTTATATTCTGGCTGGTAATTGGGTTAAAATAACTTTTTCCAAAAGCCAGATGATAAATACTGTCTAAAACGTTGGTTTTACCAACGCCATTATTACCCACAAAACAATTTATTTTAGTGTCAAACTCGAAAGAAGCCGAATCCAGGTTTTTGTAATTAACTAAAGAGAGATGTTTTAAAAACATAAAATGCTGTTATTCAGCTTTTTGATATTTATATAAAAGAATTCTGAAAGTAAAGCGAATGACCCGAAAATATTAAAAAAATACAAATAATTTCCCTTTTAATTTTGAATAAAAATCATATTTTTGCCACGCATTAAACAGTTTTTATGGCAACTTACAAGAAAAAAGGATATAAACCATCTAATAAGGAAGAACAGCAACAACAGGTAGAAGACGAATCTACAACTGCTGAAGTATTTAACACTCTTGACGAAGGTGCTGGCAGGACCGAAACCTGGGTAGCAGAGAACCAAAAGTATATTTATATCATTGTGGCAGTAGCAATCGTAGCCGTTTTAGGTTACCTTGGTTACGAACGTTTTGTAAGTGAACCAAAACAGGAAGAAGCAGCTAATGAAATGGCACAGGCTCAAAATTATTTTGCTTCGGCTTTAAACGCAACTGGCGCTGAGCGCGATTCACTTTTTACCATGTCTTTAAATGGCGGGGAAGGTAAATACGGATTTATTGATATTATAGATAACTACGGAAGTACCGATGCAGCAAACCTTGCAACTTACAACGCTGGTTTTGCGTATTTAAATACCGGAAACTATCAGGAAGCGATCAATTACCTTGAAGACTTTAACAGTGATGATGAAGTTTTGGCAGCATTGGCTACCGGGGGAATTGGAGATGCTTTTATGCAATTAGAACAACCGGAAGAAGCTTTAGGTTATTATGAAAAAGCCGCTTCTATGCGATCTAATGAATTTACAACACCAAAATTTTTACTAAAAGCAGCAATTACCGCTTTAGAAGTAGGGCAACCCGCAGATGCTGAAGAACACCTTCAGAAAATAAAAGATGAGTATCCTGAAGCTCCTGAAGCTGAGCAGGTGCCAATCTATATGGGGCAGGCTCGTGCTGCAAAACAATAATTATGGCAACAGAAGGAAATAACCTTTCAGATTACGATAAAGACAAACTTCCCGATGCGAGTGATTTTCGCATCGGGATTGTTGTTTCAGAATGGAACGAGAAAATTACCGAAGGCCTCTATGAAGGAGCCTACAATGCGCTAATAGAAAATAAGGTGCAGCCAAAGAGAATTGTTAGGTGGAATGTTCCCGGCAGTTTTGAACTTATTTACGGTTGCAAAAAAATGCAGGAAAGCTTTGATATGCTCGATGCAATTATTGCCATTGGAAGTGTAATTGAAGGCGAAACAAAACATTTTGATTTTGTTTGTGAAGGAGTGACCCAGGGCATTAAAGATCTTAATGTGCAAAACGATACTCCAATTATCTTTTGTGTTTTAACCGATCAAAATATGCAACAGGCCATAGATAGAAGTGGTGGAAAACACGGTAATAAAGGTACTGAAGCTGCCATAGCAGCTATTAAAATGGCCAAACTACGCCAGGACGCCAGATATTAAACCTGTTTATAAATCGGCATTATTCTTGTTGATTTCTTTTTAAGCTCGTTAGCTTCGTTTTTTTGAAGCAATTTGAGTAAATTTGAACGACCACGAAAAATCAGCATATTTTGAAACTCAAAATTTATAAACCTAGAAAGAATGCCCGTTATAATTACACCCCACGTTATTATAAGGGTAAAGATGCGGGTAATATTTATAGTTTTGATTCTAAATTCAATAAATACAAAGAAACTACCAATGCCATAGATTTTGGCTCCCAGTGGGCTCAAGTTCGTGAATCCAGTAGAACTCGCGGTAACCGGGAGATCAATAAACGATTGCTTATAATTATCATGGTTCTGGTTCTTATTTTTCTATGGATAATAGACTTTGATCTGTCCATCTTTTCCAATCAACCTTAAATGACAGATATAATTCAACTTTTACCAGACCATGTAGCGAACCAGATTGCTGCCGGGGAAGTGGTACAACGCCCTGCCTCTGTGGTTAAAGAATTGGTTGAAAATGCTATTGATGCCGGTTCTGGCAATATCCAGGTGGTAATTAAAGATGCGGGTAAAACCCTTATTCAGGTTGTGGACGACGGGAAAGGAATGAGCCTTACCGATGCCAGGATGTGTTTTGAACGTCACGCTACTTCAAAGATTAAAACTGCTGAAGATCTTTTTAGTTTACAAACCAAAGGTTTTCGAGGAGAAGCCCTGGCTTCTATCGCCGCGATTGCCCACGTAGAATTAAAAACGAAACCTGAAGACGAAGAAGTAGGCACGCAAATTAAGGTAGAAGGCAGTAAGGTAGCCAATCAGGATGTTTGTGTTTGCCCAAAAGGAACATCGGTAAGTGTAAAGAACCTGTTTTATAATATTCCGGCGCGAAGAAATTTTCTGAAATCAGATTCGGTAGAAACCAGGCATATTATAGATGAATTTCAACGTGTGGCTTTGGCACATCCGCAAATTGCCTTCTCTTTATTTCATAACGGGAGTGAACTTTTTCAGCTTCCAGAAACTAATCACAGGCAGCGAATTACTAATATTTTTGGCGGAAAAACCAACGAAAAACTGGTGCCGGTAACCGAAGAAACAGAAATTGTTGAAATTTCTGGCTTTGTAGGTAAACCTGAATTCGCCAAGAAATCACGGGGAGAACAGTTCTTTTTTGTAAATAATCGATTCATAAAAAGTCCTTACTTAAATCACGCTGTTGTAGCTGCTTTTGAAGGTTTACTGAAGGATAAATCCTATCCCAGCTATTTTCTTTTCTTAAAAGTGGATCCTAAAAGTATAGATATCAATATTCATCCCACAAAAACTGAAATTAAGTTTGACGATGAACACGCGCTTTATGCGATTTTAAGAAGTGCTATAAAACATAGTTTGGGGCAGTTTAATGTAGCCCCTGTTTTAGATTTTGATCGGGATGCAAACCTGGACACGCCTTACGATTATAAAAATAGATCGGCCGAAGTGCCACAGGTAGAAGTAGATCGTAATTTTAATCCCTTCCAGGAAGAAAATGCAAGAACTCATAAAAGCTTTTCACATTCGTATTCTTCAAACTTTAAGAAAGAGCGGGGTGAAAGCTGGGAAAGTTTATACGCCGGTTTGCAAAGCGAAGATACGCCCAAGCCTGATAGTGATTTTAGGGAAATAGAATTTGAAAGTGAAGAAGTAACCGGAAATCTATTCCAACCTTCTGAAGATTCACAGGAAAAATCTACCTTTCAGCTTCATAAAAAATATATTGTGAGTACACTGAAAAGCGGGATTTTAGTGATAGATCAACACCGTGCGCATACCCGGATTTTATATGAAGAAATGCTGAAAAACATTACCGTTTCAGCCGCGGTGAGTCAGCAGTTGTTGTTTCCGCTTAATCTTCAGTTTAATACGCACGAAATAGAAATACTAAAACAACTACAGGATTCACTGGAACAAACAGGATTTGTTTTTTCCGAAGTGAAAAGTAATTCCGTAGAAATTGTAGGAATTCCAACGCTTATTTCAGAAAGTGAAGTAGAAATATTACTGGAACAACTTATTGCAGATTTTGAAAATGACGTGCCCGATAATGGTTTTTCACAAACCGATTTACTGGCAAAGTCGCTCGCAAAAGGAATGGCGGTAAAATCTGGAACACTTTTAAACAATACCGAGCAGCAACATATCGTTAACAGGTTGTTTGCTTGTAAAGAACCCGGGTTAAGCCCGTCTAACAGATCGGTTTTCGTTACTTTAACGGTAGACGAGCTGGATAAAAAATTTATGTAAATGGGAAGAATTACCGAAACTGTAAAAGTACTTTTAATCATCAACGTCATCTTTTTTGTTGGTAGCCAGTTTCTGGGCGATTATGCCTATCAATTATTTGCACTTTGGTTCTTTGAGAACGATAATTTTATGGCGTGGCAGTTTGTGAGCCATATGTTTATGCACGGCGGTCTTATGCATATTGTTTTTAATATGTATGCCCTTTGGGCGTTTGGTGGCCCTATAGAGCAAATGTTGGGGCAAAAGAAATTTATATTCTTTTACTTTTCAGCCGGGCTTGGAGCGGCTTTTTTACATACGCTGGTAAATTATATAGAATTTAAAACCGGTTATAATGCTTTGCTGGATGCCGGGATGAGTATGGGAAGTATAGAACAATTGCTTAAAACGGGAGAATACTCTACCGCAATACTTGATTCTGTACCACGGGAAACTTTGCAGGGGTTATATCAAAGTGTGAACACCCCGGCGGTGGGAGCATCGGGTGCTATCTATGGGATTCTTGTTGCTTTTGGAATGATGTTCCCCAATGTAGAATTATTCCTTTTATTTGTGCCGGTTCCTATTAAAGCGAAATTCTTTATTCCTGCACTTATTTTACTTGATTTATTTTCAGGATTAACCGGATATTCTTTATTTGGAGGAGGTATTGCTCACTTTGCTCACATTGGGGGAGCCTTGTTCGGCTTTATTATGATGTGGTACTGGAAGAAAAACCAGTTTAATCAAAATCGATGGGATTGATGAAAGGATCTGATAAATTCAAATATAAACTGCAAACCGCTACGGTTGTTGAAAAACTAATCGCAGTTAATGTGCTGGTTTTTCTGCTGTTTTATCTTTTTAGAACCTTAACCTTTTTGTTTCAGTTACCTTCAGATTTTTTACTGGAGTGGTTTTCTTTTCCGAAGGAATTAGGAGAATTTATTTTTAAGCCCTGGTCTATAATTACCTACGCTTTTTTACACGGGGGGATTTGGCATATTCTCTCTAATATGCTAATCTTATATTTCTCTGGAATTTATTTTCTGAATTATTTTTCACCCAAACGATTGCTTAATTATTTCTTCTTAGGGGTCATTATGGGGGCTTTGGTATATATGTTAAGTTATAATCTATTTCCTGCATTTCAGGCCACAGGGAGATCTTATTTAATAGGAGCTTCAGCAGGTGTGATGGCGGTTTTAGTGGGTATTGCTACTTATATTCCAAATATGCGGGTAAAACTGCTTTTAATAGGAAGCATCAAATTCTGGTATATCGCCGCTTTTTTGGTAGCCCTGGATGTTATTCAAATTCCTATGGGTAATGCCGGTGGGCATTTAGCCCATCTTGGTGGTGCCGCTTTAGGTTATGCTTACACTAAACAATTACAAAAGGGGAATGATATTGGTGCCTGGTTTGAAAAAATAATGGATAGCTTTGCTGCTTTGTTTCAACCTACCGAGCGCAAGGCCAAAATGAAAACTGTATACCGAAAAAATACCAATAAAAAATCTGCTGCAGCACAGCGTAAATCTACTTTTTCTAAGAAGTTGGATAAAGATGAAAAGCAAAAACAAATTGATGCTATTTTAGATAAAATAAGCAAAAGCGGTTATGATAGTTTGAGCAAAAGCGAGAAAGATTTTCTATTTAAAGCCGGTAAAGAAGATTAAATGAAGAATCTCGGACTCATAGATAAGATTATTTTTATCTTAAATTCCCTTGCTGCTACGGCGCTTTTATTATCGTATTTGCTTGCTTTTATCCCTCCAAAATCTTTTCCATTACTTTCAGTATTAAGCCTTGGGGTTCCGGTTTTAATTCTAATAAACCTGGTATTTATGGTTTATTGGATTATAAGGTTTAAAAGACAATTTCTATTATCTCTTATTATTTTGCTTGTGGGCTATAATTATGTGACCAATCTGTACCATTTTACGGGAGATACGCAAACTTCTGAAGAGGAGCTGAGCATTATGAGCTATAATGTTAGAATGTTTAACTCTTATGAATGGACAGATGAAAAGGATATTCCGGATAAAATAACGAATTTTATTAAGGAGAAAGATCCAGACATTCTATTAACCCAGGAACATACAGTAGATATAACTAATTTAAAAGAGATTTATCCTTACTATTTTGTTCATCGCAAAGGAAGAAATTCAGAATTTGGGTCAGCGATTTTCTCTAAGTATCCAATATTGGAGAAGATTTCTGTAGATTTTCCTCATAACGGTAACAATAATGCGATTTACACAGATGTCGTGGTGAAAGAAGATACCCTGCGAATTTTTAATGTTCATTTTCAATCCCTTAATATAAAACCAGATATAGGTTCACTTCGTAGAGAAGATTCTAAAAAATTGCTGGGTCGTATAGGTTACGGTTTTAGTTTACAGCAAGAGCAGGCCGAAATGATGATGGAGAAGGTTAATAAAACACCTTATAAAACCATAATCGCCGGTGATTTTAATAATACCGCTTTCTCCTACATTTATGAAATGATAAATAAAGAAGATAGGTTTACCGATGCTTTTTTACATTCGGGAGAAGGTTTTGGACAAACCTTTAAACTGAATTACTTCCCCTTAAGAATTGATTTTATTTGGGTTGATAATAACTTTCAAATAAACGACTATAAGCGATTTAAAAATGAATTTTCAGACCACTATCCTATTATAACCAAAATTAAAATTTAAGCTCCTGGGCTTCGAGGTAACTGGTAGTGTTTGGTCCTTCATTAAAAAGAAGGTCTAAAATACATAAATTAGGTAAAAAACCATGTTTCTCTTTAAAAACCTGGGTGTACTCTTCCTGATTAAATTTGAATTTCCCTTTAGCTTTAATCAAGGTTCGCAGATCTTTTTTATCTTCAGGATGAAGAATATATTCTGAAGTTTTCCTGAAATCAAAATCCAGCTGAAGTGAATCTGTAATAAATTCCAGACAGGCATAATTGAAATCTAAGAGATAATCGAATTTCTTATGATAGAGAGGATAAATATCATCTTCATAAAATTCGAAAAAAGGCGACGTCTGGTAAGAAGCTTTTAAGGCCCGCCAATGTTGCTTTTGCCATTCAAAATCGTTTTCAATTTTAACTTCTTTATAAAGTTGATGCTTTCCGGCTTCTTTAGGTTCGCCGGTTAAAGCAGAACGATGTTTAATAGGAATATTCAGCAGTAATTTCCCATTGGAATCATAGATATACATCCGGTTTCTATAGGTTTGCTTTTGGTAATTATCTTCATTTTCAAAAAAGACTTTATCTGCATTTACCAGCGCAACAAATTGAGAAACCGGCCCGAAATAGGCCGGATGTATTAAAATTTCTTCCATTTAGGCGTTTTTCCTGCGTTTTTTGAAGTAATTGAAAGCGATAATTATAACTACTAATATCAGGAAATAGGGGAGGTAAGAAGTTGGTGTTGCATCTCCCTTTACCGTTGTAAAAACGCGATCCCATCTAATTTTATTAAAGAAGCCCTGGGCGTTGGTATCCCAGCTCATCCATACAAAAACAGGTTTTCCTACTACGTGATTTTCGGGAACAAAGCCCCAGGTACGGCTGTCTTCACTGTTATGGCGGTTATCACCCATCATCCAGTAATAATTCTGCTTAAAAGTGTAAGAATTTGTGGGTTGCCCATTTAATAAAACCTGGGTTCCGTTAAGGCTTAGTTTGTTATTTATTCCCATTTCACTCCCTTCGTAAGTTTCTATAACTCGCTTGTAGAAGGGCATTGATTCAGCAGTAAGATCTACCGTGGCACCTTCTTCGGGAATATAAATTGGGCCCATATAGTCGTTATTCCAATTTAGCTTTCCATTATTGGGAAAAATGCTTCGATCTTTAGACCCTAAGGAATCAGAGTATCTTTCAATACTGGTAACGTTAGGATGATTTTTAATTCGATTATATGCAGCTTCGGTTAAAGCTTTTATATAAAACTGATTTGTGTTTGAATCGTGATAATAACCATCGGTGATATCATATTCTTCATATAAATAGCGAGGATTAAAACCTTGTCCGTTGGTAGTACCAATATAAGTGAACTGGGTTTTTGCACGCCCCGGAAGCTGAAGCGGCTCGTTATTTACCACCACTTTTCCTGCGCGAACCTCTAGCGAATCCCCGGGAATTCCAACAGCACGTTTTACGTAGTTAGATTTCTTGTCTATGGGTTTATAATAATATTTCCCATCTCCATATTGTTGAAAAGCGTTTACCGTATCTACGGGCCAGTTAAATACTACAATATCGTTTCGTTCTATCTCTTCAAAACCCGGTAATCTTAAATATGGGATTTGAGGGTCGGTTAAGTAAGATTTCACTCCTAAAACCGGAATTGTATCGTGAACCATAGGAAACGCAACCGCTGTTCTCGGTAACCTTGCACCATAATGAAACTTACTTACAAACAAAAAATCCCCAACCAGTAAGGTTTTCTCCAAAGAGGAAGTTGGGATGGTGAATGGTTGCATCACATAGGTATGCACAATGGTTGCGGCAATTACTGCAAAAAGTATAGAGCTTATCCATTCGCCGGCAGCGGTTCCTGGTTTCAGGCTTCGATCTTCAATATATTTTACATCGGTTGCATAATTAATGTAGTAAATATAAAAACCGAGTGTTATAATAGCTAAAATAGTATCTGTGGTACTATGCCGTCCATAACTTCTAATGGTTTCTACCCAAATTACCGGGAACATAATGAGGTTTACAATAGGGATAAACAGAAGGATCACCCACCACCATGGGCGGTTTATGATTTTCATTAAAATTACTGCATTGTAAATAGGAATTGCGGCTTCCCAGGCTTGTCTTCCCGCTTTTTGATAAAGTTTCCAGGTACCTGCAAAGTGAATAACCTGAACCAGCAGAAAAAAGAGAAACCATTGTGTAAACGTCATATTTTTATTCTTTGCTTATTAGTAACAAAATCCACTCTTTGTTACTATATTTTGTTTAAAATTGGCTGGAAAGTACATCTTGCATGGTGAATACTCCTTTTTTATCTTTAAGCCATTCAGCAGCAATTACTGCACCCAGGGCAAATCCCTGTCGCGAATTTGCGGTATGCATAATTTCTATAGAATCTATTTTAGATTTATAAGAAACGGTATGAGTGCCGGGCACGTCCTCAATTCTTTTTGCTTTAATCGGGATTTCATCGGCTGCAGCGTGATCCAGTTGCCAATTGTTCTTTTTATCGTTTTCAGAAACTATTTGTTGGGCCAAACTTATAGCGGTACCGCTTGGGGCGTCTTGTTTTTGTGTATGATGAATTTCTTCAATTTCAACGGCATAATCATCCATACCGTTCATCATTTTGGCTAATTTTTTATTCAGCTCAAAGAATAAATTTACGCCTACACTAAAGTTTGAAGCATAAATAAAAGCGCTATCTTCTTTTTTGCAAATTTCTGTAGCCTTTTCATAATCATCAAGCCAGCCTGTAGTTCCACAAACTACCGGGATATTATTTTTAAAACAAGTAGTGATATTTTTAAACGCTGCTTTAGGAACGCTAAAGTCTATAGCAACATCAATTTCCATCTTATCTATCTCGAAAGTATCAATATCTTCTTCGAGCTTCAAAACAATTTCGTGTCCACGGTTTGCTGCAATCTCTTCGATTGTTTTCCCCATTTTTCCGTAACCTAAAAGTGCTATTTTCATCTCTATAAGTTTTTAAGCTATGTTTTAATCTTTTGCAATACGATTAAAACGATAACAAATATTACTATCTATTTTTACTCGATAATCGAAATTTAATGCTCCGAGGCTTGCCTCAAAATTAAAATATTGTTTCCTATGTATGCCTCATGGGCTTGCCCCGAGGTAGTTTACTAAAATCTATAATTTAGGGATACTCCATATTTGGATTTGCCCGTAAAATTATCGAATTCCATATTAGGTTTTAAACTAAGATCTTCACTAACATTAAATTGCTGTAGGTGTGCGTCTACATTGGCATCTATAATATTCAAGACATAAAATCCTGCGATTACCAATATCGATATTTCTTTATTTCTGCGGTAAAATTCCTGGGCTCTTATTAGCCCATCGTCAGTTATTCTTTGATCCCCGTCTACAGTAAATTCATCTTTCCTGCCGGCGAGTCGATTTTTATAAGCATCTCTATATCGGTTCCATTCTTTATTGTTATTGATATAGAAATATACTCCGGTTCCAATTCCTGCATAAACGAGAGGGATTTTCCAATAACGGCCATTATATGCCTGTCCTAAGCCGGGTAGAATAGCCGAATAAAATGCAGCTTTAGCGGGTGCCAGCGCATTGTAAGGTTTATAATCTTTTTCTTCTGAAACAGTATCTGGTACTTCAGGAGTTTCAACTCTTAAAGAATCTTCCTGGGCTGTAAGTTTGAAAACGAACAACAGAAAAAAGAGAAATGATAGTACCCGATTAGTCTTCACCCTGAATAAGTTTTTTTAGTCGCATAAAATCTTCTTCGGAAGTAAAAGGAATACTAAGTTTTCCCGAGCCTTTTTTAGTGACTTTAACATCAACTTTTGTCCTGAGATATTCTGAAAATTCTTTGATTCCTTTTTTATAAGAAGTAGGGACTGAAGCTGCTTTCTTAGTAGATTTTGAAGCTTTCGCACCTTCGTTTACTTCACGTACTAATTGCTCGGTCTCTCTAACCGATAAAGACTTTTGAAGTATTTTTTCGTAAATATCTAATTGCTTCTGCGGATCGTTCACATTTATAAGTGCACGGCCGTGGCCCATACTCATAAACCC is a window of Salegentibacter salegens DNA encoding:
- a CDS encoding DUF5683 domain-containing protein; amino-acid sequence: MKTNRVLSFLFFLLFVFKLTAQEDSLRVETPEVPDTVSEEKDYKPYNALAPAKAAFYSAILPGLGQAYNGRYWKIPLVYAGIGTGVYFYINNNKEWNRYRDAYKNRLAGRKDEFTVDGDQRITDDGLIRAQEFYRRNKEISILVIAGFYVLNIIDANVDAHLQQFNVSEDLSLKPNMEFDNFTGKSKYGVSLNYRF
- the dapB gene encoding 4-hydroxy-tetrahydrodipicolinate reductase; amino-acid sequence: MKIALLGYGKMGKTIEEIAANRGHEIVLKLEEDIDTFEIDKMEIDVAIDFSVPKAAFKNITTCFKNNIPVVCGTTGWLDDYEKATEICKKEDSAFIYASNFSVGVNLFFELNKKLAKMMNGMDDYAVEIEEIHHTQKQDAPSGTAISLAQQIVSENDKKNNWQLDHAAADEIPIKAKRIEDVPGTHTVSYKSKIDSIEIMHTANSRQGFALGAVIAAEWLKDKKGVFTMQDVLSSQF
- the lepB gene encoding signal peptidase I → MTFTQWFLFFLLVQVIHFAGTWKLYQKAGRQAWEAAIPIYNAVILMKIINRPWWWVILLFIPIVNLIMFPVIWVETIRSYGRHSTTDTILAIITLGFYIYYINYATDVKYIEDRSLKPGTAAGEWISSILFAVIAATIVHTYVMQPFTIPTSSLEKTLLVGDFLFVSKFHYGARLPRTAVAFPMVHDTIPVLGVKSYLTDPQIPYLRLPGFEEIERNDIVVFNWPVDTVNAFQQYGDGKYYYKPIDKKSNYVKRAVGIPGDSLEVRAGKVVVNNEPLQLPGRAKTQFTYIGTTNGQGFNPRYLYEEYDITDGYYHDSNTNQFYIKALTEAAYNRIKNHPNVTSIERYSDSLGSKDRSIFPNNGKLNWNNDYMGPIYIPEEGATVDLTAESMPFYKRVIETYEGSEMGINNKLSLNGTQVLLNGQPTNSYTFKQNYYWMMGDNRHNSEDSRTWGFVPENHVVGKPVFVWMSWDTNAQGFFNKIRWDRVFTTVKGDATPTSYLPYFLILVVIIIAFNYFKKRRKNA
- a CDS encoding WbqC family protein; protein product: MEEILIHPAYFGPVSQFVALVNADKVFFENEDNYQKQTYRNRMYIYDSNGKLLLNIPIKHRSALTGEPKEAGKHQLYKEVKIENDFEWQKQHWRALKASYQTSPFFEFYEDDIYPLYHKKFDYLLDFNYACLEFITDSLQLDFDFRKTSEYILHPEDKKDLRTLIKAKGKFKFNQEEYTQVFKEKHGFLPNLCILDLLFNEGPNTTSYLEAQELKF